CGTCGCCGCCGCCGGTGAATACCGTCTTGTAGCCGCGCGTCACGACCGCCTCGGCGATGTCGTGCGCCTCGGTGGCCGAGCGGGAGAAGAAGAGGTCGTCCTCGGGGACGATGCGCTGCAGGGACGCCCGCAGGGCGGTGTCCACCTGCCTCGCGTTCGCGTTGAGGAGCACGGCGAAGCCCGGCCGGGTGGCCGGGGTGCTCCTCATCCGAAGTGCGGAGTACGTCATCATCGAGGCGTCTCCTGTCCCGTGGTGCCGGTATGACGACCGCGCCACGGTCCTGAGCAAGCCGGGTGCCACGGCGCGTCATCCGGGCTATCCCCTCGACATTCCGATTGATGGCCGGCAAGAAAGGTGCTCCCTTGTGGGTGCGGCATTGCGTCGGGAGGGTGCCAACTGCGTAGCGCGCTACGCGGCTCGGCCGTCCGCCAGGCGGCGAGCCGAGCGCGTTTGACACCCCGATCCGCGGACTTAGGTTGCCCCCGTCAGGAGGATTTCCCACATGGCGAAGATCATCGGCATCGACCTGGGCACCACGAACTCCGTGGTGGCCGTGATGGAGGGCAAGGAGCCCGTCGTCATCACGAACGAGGAGGGCTCGCGCCTCACCCCGTCGGTCGTCGCCTACACGAAGGACAGCGAGCGGCTGGTCGGGCAGGTGGCCAAGCGGCAGGCCATCACCAACCCCGAGAAGACCATCTACTCCATCAAGCGGTTCATGGGCCGGCGCTACTCGGAGGTCGGCGAGGAGGTGAAGCGCGTCCCCTACCACGTGGTGGAGGGGCCGAACGGCGACGCCCGCATCGCGATCGACGGCAAGCAATACTCGCCGCCCGAGATCAGCGCGCAGGTGCTGCTCAAGCTGAAGCGCGCCGCCGAGACCTACCTGGGCGAGAAGGTGACCGACGCCGTGATCACGGTGCCGGCCTACTTCAACGACGCCCAGCGCCAGGCCACCAAGGACGCCGGCGAGATCGCCGGCCTCAACGTGCGCCGGATCGTGAACGAGCCCACCGCGGCCGCGCTCGCGTACGGGCTCGACAAGAAGAAGAACGAGAAGATCGCCGTCTACGACTTCGGCGGCGGCACCTTCGACATCTCGATCCTGGAGGTCGGCGAGAACGTGGTGGAGGTGCTCGCCACCAACGGCGACACGCACCTCGGCGGCGACAACATCGACCAGCTCGTCATCGACTGGCTCATCGCCGAGTTCAAGAAGGACACCGGCATCGACGTCTCCAAGGACAAGATGGTGCTGCAGCGCCTCAAGGAGGCGGCCGAGAAGGCGAAGATCGAGCTGTCGTCGATGATGGAGACGGAGATCAACCTCCCGTTCCTCACCGCCGACCAGACCGGCCCGAAGCACCTCGCCATCAAGCTCTCCCGCGCCAAGCTGGAGCAGCTGGTGGAGCCCCTCATCACCCGCTCGCTCGAGCCGACCCGGAAGTGCCTGGCCGACGCCAAGCTCGAGCCGGCGCAGATCGACGAGGTGGTGATGGTGGGCGGGCAGACGCGCATGCCGGCCATCCTCGCCGCGGTGAAGAAGTTCTTCGGCAAGGAGCCGAACCGCACCGTCAACCCGGACGAGGTGGTGGCCATCGGCGCCGCGGTCCAGGCGGGCGTGCTCTCGGGCGAGGTGAAGGACATCCTCCTCCTCGACGTGACCCCGCTCTCGCTGGGCGTGGAGACGCTGGGCGGCGTGATGACGAAGCTCATCGACCGCAACACCACCATCCCCTGCAAGCGGTCGGAGACGTTCTCCACCGCCTCGGACGGCCAGACCTCGGTCGAGATCCACGTCCTGCAGGGCGAGCGCGAGATGGCGCGCGACAACCGCACGCTGGGGCGCTTCCACCTGGAGGGCCTGCCGCCCGCGCCGCGCGGCCTGCCGCAGATCGAGGTGACGTTCGACATCGACGCGAACGGCATCCTCAACGTCTCGGCCAAGGACAAGGGCACCGGCAAGGAGACGAAGATCACCATCACCCACTCCTCGGGCCTGGCCAAGGACGAGGTGGAGAAGATGGTGGCCGACGCGAGCGCCCACGAGGCGGAGGACAAGAAGCGCCGCGAGGAGGTGGAGCAGAAGAACCGCGCCGAGAACCTCGCCTACCAGATGGAGAAGCTCGTCAAGGACAACAAGGAGAAGCTGGCCGCGGCGACGGTGAGCGAGATCGAGGAGGCGGTGAAGAAGGTCCACGAGGTGCGCGAGAAGGGCTCCGCCGAGGAGGTCAAGGCGGCGGTCGAGCGCCTCGAGAAGGCGAGCCACAAGGCGGCCGAGGAGCTCTACAAGACGGCGGGCGCCGCCGCTGGGGGCGCCGACGGCGGGCCGCAGCAGCCGCCGCCGCCGGAGGGTGGGGCCGGCAAGAAGGACGACGTCGTCGACGCCGAGTACAAGCAGGTCTGACGCCCCCGCGGCGCCGGAGCGCTGGGAACGCCCGCGGTCCACCCGGATCGCGGGCGTTCCTGCGTCTGGTGCGTCGCGCGCGACGCACCGGGTGGGGTGAGGTGCGACGTGCACCCACTGAGTCCCGTTGTCGCGTGGCCCCGCGCCCTCCTTCACGGTGAGGCAAACCCGTCTATCATCGCGTCCGGGGAGATCGGGACATGACGCTCGCAGACGACGCGGTGGGCCGGGCCGCCGATGGCTTCGAGGGGGGGGTGGCGGGCCTCGGCCTGTCCGATCTGCTCCAGCTCAACGCGCAGAACCGCTTCTCGGGCTGCTTCCGCATCGAGCACGAGGGCGCGCTGGGCGTCATCTTCTTCCGCGACGGCGAGATCGTGCACGCCGAGCGCGGCGAGCTGGTCGGGGAGGAGGCCTTCCGCGAGATCCTGGCCTGGCCGCGCGGCCGGTTCAGCGTCGAGCCGAACGTGGTCGCCGCCCGGCGCACCCTCCACAAGAGCTGCGAGCACCTCCTCATCGACGCGCTGCGCGTGGTGGACGAGCGGCGCTCCGGGCGCGCCCCCGCGGCCGCGCCGCCGCCCGCGGCCGCAGGCGGGGCGAGCGCCGCCGTCGAGGCGGCGCGCCGGGTGCCCGGGGTGGCGGAGGCGGTGCTGGTCACGCGGGACGGCAAGCGCGCCAGCGAGGGCGGCTACGAGGCGGAGGTCGTGGCGGGTCAGGCCTGCTACGTCGCGATGATGGCCGCCGAGCTGGGCGCGCTGTTCCAGGCGGGCGAGCTCCGCTCGGTCGCCGTCCAGGGCGCGCGCCGGCACCTGCTCCTGCTGGCGGGCAAGGCGCAGTCGCTGGCGGTGGTGGTCCGGGCCGATCACGAGCTGGGCTCCGTCGAGGCCGGCGTGCGCGCCGCCCTCGTCAAGGGCCGCTGAACGGGGAGGGGTGGCCATGCACGAGCTCCTGGCGCAGCTCAACGCGGTCCCCGGGGTGGTGGGGAGCCTCCTCTGCGACGGGGAGGGGCAGCTCCTCGCCCAGGCCTTCCCACCGGCGGTGGACCCGGCGCAGGCCGAGCGCGCGGCCGCGGTCCTGGCGGCGCGCGCCCCCGGCCTGGAGGCGGCGGTGGGCAAGGCGGCGCTGGCCGACTTCCGCTTCGCCGGCGCGCGGGTGGTGGTGAAGGGGCTCGAGGGCGGCGGTCAGCTCCTCTTCCTGTGCGCGCCCAGCATCAACCTGCCGTTCCTCACCATGTCGGCCTCGAGCGTGGTCAAGAAGCTCGAGCGCGCCGTGCGCGAGCGCCCCGGCCGCCCCGGCGCGGGGGCGCTCCACCGCGCGGTCCAGCGCGTGGACGAGCTCATCCTGCGGAGCGGCGGCGACCGCTTCAAGCTGCGCGGACAGATCGCCCTCAAGGCGGGCTTCGCGCTCGACCTCGTCGACCCCGACAGCCCCGACGACCCCGACAAGCTGAAGAAGCTCGAGGCGGCCGCGACCGCCGTGCTGGGCCAGCCCTTCCGTGCCGGAGATCCCACCCCATGAAGAGCCTCTCCATCCGCGTGAAGCTGGTCGTGTCCGTGGTCCTCATCTTGAGCGCCTCCGGGCTGGCCAGCGCCGGGCTCGTGCGCGCGCTCTACGCGCGGGCCGTCCGGAGCGCCTCCGAGGACGCGCTCCGCTCCGCCTCCACCGCCTACGAGGACCTCGAGCGCAACGACGTCGAGAAGCTCTCGACCGTGCTCGACACCCTCGTCCTCAACCCGGCCATCCGGGAGGCGTTCGCGGCCAAGGACCGCGAGCGGCTCGCCGCCGTGACCGCGCCCATCCACCACGCGCTCAAGGCGGAGCACGGCATCGGGCACTGGAACTTCGTCGAGCCCGAGACCCGCAAGATGTTCTTCCGCCCTCACCTCCCGGCCAAGTTCGGGGACGTGATCGAGCGGCAGGGCCTCCTCCGCGCCATGGCGCGGCAGGAGACCTCGGCCGGCAAGGAGCTCGGCAAGAGCGAGTTCGCCCTCCGCGTGGGGCGGCCGTTCGTCGTCGACGGCAAGCTCATCGGGTACATGGAGCTCGGGGAGGGCATCCAGCACTTCCTCGGCAAGATGAAGGCGCAGACCGGGAACGACTTCGCCATGTTCATCGCGAAGCGCTTCATCGACCAGGGCGAGTGGGCGCGCACCCGCGGCGCGGAGCGCAACGGCTGGGACGACTGGCCGGAGGTGGTGGTGGTGAACAGCACGACCGCCGACCCCATCGTCGACGCGTCGGCCATCGCAGGCGGCGGCGGCGCCAGCCAGATCCTCAGCGAGGAGGGCCGGGGCGGCGCCGCCTTCGTCCGCGGCGTGGTGCCGGTGCGCGACGCCTCGGGCACGGTGGTGGGCGGGCTGGTGGTGCGGCACGACATCAGCGCCCTCAACGCGGGGATGCGCGCCAGCCTGGTGCAGGCGCTCGCCTTCGTGGTGGCCCTCGCCCTCGTCGCCTGCGGCCTCATCTTCCTGCTGGTGGAGCGCCTCATCTTCGGCCGCCTGCGCCGCATGACCGGGACCATGGAGGACCTGTCGGTGCGGCTCGCCGGCGGCGACTACGGCGTCGGGGCGGCGGTGGTGGCGACGAACGACGACGAGATCGGCCGGTTCGAGCGGTTCTTCGGCGAGTTCCTGGCCCTGGTGGGGAACACGCTGCGCGCGCTGGCCGACCGCAAGCAGGCGGCGCGGCAGGTGGGCCGCCCCCCCGCCGCCTGACGGAGCGCCCCGGCGCGGGACCCGCGGCCCGCGCCGGCGCCGCGAGCGCGCGCTGGCGCCGCCGCCCCGGCGGCCCTACCATCCGGCGGTGCACCTCACCATCCTCAGCCGCTCCAGCGCCATCTACACCACCCGGCGGCTCGTCGAGGCGGCGCGCGCGCGCGGTCACCGCGCGCGCGTGCTCGACCCGGTGCAGGTCGAGATGGGGCTCGGCGGCACGGCTCCGGCGCTGTACCACCGACGCGCGCCCTTCCCGCGCACCGACGTGGTCATCCCCCGCATCGCGCTCTCCGTGAACCAGTACGGGCTGGCGGTGGTGAACCAGCTGCAGCTGCTCGGGGTGACCGTCCTCAACTCGGCGCAGGGCATCTCCGCCTCCCGCAACAAGATGCGCTGCCTGCAGCTCCTCGCCGGGCGCGGCATCGGCGTGCCGCTCACGGTCATGGCGAGCGACGCCTCCGGCCTGAAGGACATGGTGAAGCACGTCGGGGGCCTGCCGGTGCTGGTGAAGCTGGTCGCGCAGAGCGAGAAGACCGGGCTCATGATCTGCGAGTCGTTGCCCTCGCTCGAGGCCGCGCTGGAGGCGATCCTGGGCCTCGGGCAGAACATCGTGGTGCAGCAGTACGTGAAGGGGGCGCGCGGCCGCGACCTGCGCGCCTTCGTGGTGGGCGGCCGGGTGGTGGCGGCGCTGCGGCGCCGGCCGCGCGCGGGCCGCTTCGCGCGCACGCTGGCCCGGGGCGCGCGCATCGAGGCGTGCCGGCTGCCGCTGGAGGACGCGCGGGTGGCCGTCGAGACGGCGCGGGTGGTGGGCCTCGAGGTGTGCGCCGTCGACATGCTCGAGGTGAAGGGCGGCCCGCTCGTGTTCGAGGTGAACAGCTCGCCCGGGCTGCGCGAGGCGGAGGAGGCGTGCGGCGTGGACGTCGCGGCCGCGATCGTGGCGCGGGCCGAGGAGCTCCGCGCGGCCCGCCCGGCGCCGCTGGGGCTCGCCCGCGGCCGGCGCGGCGCGGCGCCCCGGCGGGCCCAGCTGCCGTGAATAGTTGGGGTCCCCGGGCCGTCTCTGCTATGGAAGCGCAGATGGAGGTCCTGCCCATGCGTTCGCTCCGCCCGCTCGCCCTGGCCGCGCTCTGCGCGCTCGCCGCGCCCGCGCTGGCCGCCGACCCGGGCGCCGAGGCCGCCCGCGCCTACGCGCTCGACACGTCCGCCTCGACCGCCGCGGTGCAGGCGGGCCAGCCCGGCAAGCTCGTGGTGGTGATCCGCCCCACCGCGCCCGGCTGGCACGTCCACCCGCAGGCGCCGCTCAAGATCCGGTTCGAGGCGCCGCCGGTGCTGAAGCTCGAGAAGAGCGAGCTGGGGCGGCGCGACGCCGTCGACGCCAAGGCCGACGCGCCGCGCTTCGAGGCGCCCTTCGTGGCCTCGGCGGCGGGGGTGCAGGAGGCGAAGGCCAACGTCGACTTCTTCATCTGCAGCGACCAGGCCTGCGTGAAGCAGACGCGCACCGTGCCCATCCCGGTCACCGTGAGGTGAGGACCCTCTACGGGGTGAACCCCGTCCGCGAGCTCCTGCGGGCGGGCGGCGACGTGCCGGCCGAGCTGTGGCTGACCAGCGGCGAGCGGAGCCGCGCCCTGTCCGAGCTGGCCGAGGCCGCCCGCGCGCGGGGGGCGAAGGTGCGCGAGGCGCCGCGCGACAAGCTCGACCGCCTGGCCGGGACGGACCGCCACCAGGGCGTGGTGGCGGTGGTCTCGGACTACCGCTACCGCGAGCTCGACGAGCTGCTCGAGGCCGCCCGGGCGGCCGGCGCGCCCCCGCTGCTGGTGGTGCTGGACGGCATCGAGGACCCGCAGAACCTGGGCGCGGTCATCCGCTCGGCGCACGCGCTCGGCGCGCACGGGGTGGTCATCCCCAAGGACCGCGCCGCCGGGGTGACGCCCGCCGCCGCCAAGGCGTCGGCCGGCGCCGTCGAGCACTGCCCGGTGGCCCGCGTCACGAACCTCGCCCAGGCGCTGGAGCGGCTCAAGGAGGCGGGGGTGTGGACGGTGGCCACCGACGCCGCCGCCGAGGAGTCCATCGCCGAGGTGGACCTCACCGTGCCGACCGCGCTCGTCATCGGCTCGGAAGGGGGCGGAGTGAGGCCGCTGGTGCGGCGCACCTGCGACCGCGTGGCGCGCATCCCGATGCAGGGAAAGGTGGGCAGCCTCAACGCCTCGGCCTCCGCCGCCATCGCGCTCTACGAGGTCCTGCGGCAGCGCGGCCGCGCGAAAAATCCTGCGGCACCTCGCGCTTGACAAGGGCGGGCAGGGGGGCTAGAAACCGCCGCTCTACGTGGGTCGTAGGGCGGCACGGATCTGTTCTCGGCGGTGGTGGCGGCCGCGCCGCGCGGGTGCCGGGTTCGGGCTGGCGTAGCTCAGCTGGTAGAGCAGCTGCCTTGTAAGCAGCAGGTCGCGGGTTCGAGTCCCACCGCCAGCTCCAGTTCACGGGTGGCGGAGGGCAGGGCGAGAGTGAGAAGGAGTCGGAGGGGTTCCCGAGCGGCCAAAGGGAGCAGACTGTAAATCTGCCGGCTTACGCCTTCGGTGGTTCGAATCCACCCCCCTCCACCAGTGTCACCTTGAAGGAGTCGAGAAGCACGCGGGAATAGCTCAGTTGGTAGAGCGTCAGCCTTCCAAGCTGAATGTCGCGGGTTCGAATCCCGTTTCCCGCTCCAGTGAGAACGCAGCACGAGAAAGGAACAGGCCCTCTTAGCTCAGTTGGTAGAGCGCGTCCTTGGTAAGGACGAGGTCTCCAGTTCAATCCTGGAAGAGGGCTCCAGTTTTCAGCGAGCAGCGCCGCACACCGGGGAGCGCACATGGCCAAGGAAAAGTTCGAGCGCAACAAGCCGCACGTGAACGTGGGGACGATCGGGCACGTCGACCACGGGAAGACGACGCTCACGGCCGCCATCACGAAGGTGCTGGCGGCGAAGGGCATGGCGAGCTTCATGGCGTACGACCAGATCGACAAGGCCCCCGAGGAGCGGGAGCGCGGCATCACGATCGCGACGGCGCACGTGGAGTACCAGACGGAGAAGCGGCACTACGCGCACGTCGACTGCCCGGGCCACGCGGACTACGTGAAGAACATGATCACCGGCGCGGCGCAGATGGACGGCGCCATCCTGGTGGTCTCGGCGGCGGACGGCCCGATGCCGCAGACGCGGGAGCACATCCTGCTCGCCCGGCAGGTGGGCGTGCCGTACATCGTGGTCTACCTGAACAAGTGCGACATGGTGGACGACAAGGAGCTGCTCGACCTGGTGGAGCTGGAGGTCCGCGAGCTCCTGACGAAGTACGAGTTCCCGGGGAACGAGATCCCGATCGTGAAGGGGTCGGCGCTGAAGGCGCTCGAGGGCGACAAGGGCGACCTGGGCGAGCCGTCGATCATGCGGCTGATGGACGCGGTCGACTCCTACGTGCCGACGCCGAAGCGCGCGACGGACAAGCCGTTCCTGATGCCGGTCGAGGACGTGTTCTCGATCTCGGGGCGCGGGACGGTGGCGACGGGGCGCGTGGAGCGCGGCGTCATCAAGGTGGGCGAGGAGGTCGAGATCGTCGGCATCAAGCCCACGGCGAAGACGGTGGTGACGGGCGTGGAGATGTTCCGCAAGCTGCTCGACGAGGGGCAGGCGGGCGACAACATCGGGGCGCTCTTGCGCGGCCTGAAGCGCGAGGAGGTGGAGCGCGGTCAGGTGCTGGCGAAGCCGGGGTCGATCACGCCGCACACGAAGTTCAAGGGCGAGGTGTACGTCCTGACGAAGGAGGAGGGCGGTCGTCACACGCCGTTCTTCAACGGGTACCGGCCGCAGTTCTACTTCCGGACGACGGACGTGACCGGGACGATGACGCTACCGAAGGGCGTGGAGATGGTGATGCCGGGGGACAACGTGTCGGTGGAGGTGGAGCTCATCACCCCCGTCGCCATGGAGAAGGAGCTCCGGTTCGCCATCCGTGAAGGCGGCCGTACGGTCGGCGCGGGCGTCGTCGCCGAGGTCATTCAGTAAGGGCGCGGGGCCGAGCGGCCCCGCCAACCGCTGGTAGGGCGGGGGCTCGTCCCCCGCCGTCGCGAAACGAGAGACTCACATGGCCGGCAACCGCAGCATCATCACCCTCGAGTGCACCGTCTGCAAAGAGCGGAACTACTCGACCACCAAGAACAAGAAGAAGACGCAGGAGAAGCTCGCGCTCTCCAAGTACTGCCCGCGGTGCCGCAAGCACCAGGGTCACAAGGAGACGAAGTAACGGCGGCGCCGGCCCCTGGGCCGGCGCACCCTTCACAGGCCAGTAGCTCGAACGGCTAGAGCAGCGGTCTCCAAAACCGCGGGTTGGGGGTTCGAATCCCTCCTGGCCTGCCAACTCACCGGCAGCAAACCCCACCCGAAGCACCGAAGCGAGGCACCATGGCGGCGGAAGGCAAGGCAGGCGTCGATCCGAGGAGGATGGTGGTCATCTTCTTCGTGCTGGCCGCGCTCGCCGTGGGCGTGTTCCTGGAGAAGATCCTGGGGCTCGCCTTCTCCTACGCGCGCTGGAACGACCCCGCCCTGTTCGGCGAGGACTGGACGCTCACCACCGTCCTCGGCTACGGCATCGCGGTGGCGGCAGCGGTGGTGGCCTGGCGCGCCACCCGCGTGCGGACGGTCTCGCTCGAGGTCGCCAGCGAGCTCAAGAAGGTCACCTGGCCCACGCTGCGCGAGACCCGCGCCGCCACGGTCGCGGTGGTGGTCGCCACCTTCGTGGCCGCCATCGTCCTCGGCGTCTTCGACTACGTCTGGGCCAAGCTGAGCTCGCTCGTCTACTAGACGGCGGCCGCGCCGGTCCGGGGGCCGGGGCGCAGCGCGGGATCGAGTGGCGGGGCGTCGGCCCCGCCGCGGCGTTTAGAGGGGCGGCAGGCTGGGGCGGCTGAGCGGAACGGAGATTCGGGACATGGCGAAGAAGTGGTACGTCGTCCACACCTACTCGGGCTTCGAGAACAAGGTCAAGAAGTCGATCGAGGAGTACGTCCGCCAGCACGGCGAGGACAAGATCGAGTTCGACGACCTCGAGGACGGCAAGGCCGTCCGCAGGGCGGCGCCGCTCGCCGAGTGCTTCGGGGAGGTGCTCATCCCCATGGAGCAGGTCGTGGAGATGGTGAAGGGGGAGAAGAAGACCTCCAAGCGCAAGTTCTTCCCCGGCTACGTGCTCGTCCACATGCAGATGGCGGACGGCACCTGGCACATGGTGAAGTCGACGCCCAAGGTGACCGGCTTCGTCGGCAACGCGAAGAACCCGCGCGAGGTGCCGGCGGTCCGCGACGAGGAGGTGGCGCGCCTCACCAGCCAGATCTCGGAGGGCACCCTCAAGCCGAAGCCCCGGGTGCAGTTCGAGGACGGCGACCAGGTCCGCGTCATCGACGGGCCGTTCTCGAACTTCAACGGCACGGTGGAGGAGGTCAAGCCCGACAAGGGCAAGCTCCGCGTGCTGGTCTCGATCTTCGGCCGGGCGACCCCGGTCGAGCTCGACTTCATGCAGGTGGAGAAGACGTAGTCCGCAGGCGTGGGAGGGCGCGTCAACGCCCGTCACACCACGAGAGGAGCAGCCATGAAGAAGGTCACAGGTCAGGTCAAGCTGCAGATCCCGGCCGGCAAGGCCAACCCGGCGCCGCCGGTCGGCCCCGCGCTCGGCCAGCACGGCGTCAACATCATGGAGTTCTGCAAGCAGTTCAACGCGGCGACCCAGCAGCAGGCGAAGGACGGTCTCATCATCCCGGTGATCATCACCGTGTACCAGGACCGCTCGTTCACCTTCCTGCTCAAGACGCCGCCCGCCGCCGTCCTCCTCAAGAAGGCGGCCGGCCTGCACACCGAGAAGAAGAAGGGCTCGGGGGCGCACAAGCCCGGCAAGGAGAAGGTCGGGCAGGTGACGAAGAAGCAGGTCGAGCAGATCGCCAAGATGAAGATGCAGGACATGACCGCCGGCACGCTGGAAGCCGCCATGCGGACCGTCGAGGGCACGGCGCTCTCGATGGGGATCGACGTCGTCGGCTAGGCCGCGGACCGGGAGACACACGACATGGCTCACATCGCGAAGAAGTACAAGGCGGTCGCGGCGAAGGTCGACCGCGAGCGGCGCTACAAGCTCGACGAGGCGATGACCCTCGTGAAGCAGACCGCCTCGAAGAAGTTCGACGAGTCGGTGGACGCGTCCATCAACCTCGGCGTCGACCCCAAGCACGCCGACCAGGTGGTGCGCGGCGCGGTCGTGCTGCCGCACGGGATGGGCAAGGCGGTGCGGCTGGCCGTCTTCGCCAAGGGCGACAAGGCCCGCGACGCGCAGGAGGCCGGCGCCGACATCGTCGGGGCCGAGGACCTGGCCGAGAAGATCCAGGGCGGCTTCATGGACTTCGACAAGGTGCTCGCCACCCCCGACATGATGGGCGTGGTCGGCCGCCTCGGTAAGGTGCTCGGGCCCCGCGGCCTGATGCCGAACCCGAAGGTCGGCACGGTGTCGATGGACATCGCCAAGGCCGTCAAGGAGCAGAAGGCCGGCAAGGTGGAGTTCCGCGTCGAGAAGGCGGGCATCGTGCACGTCCCCTTCGGCAAGGCCTCCTTCGAGCCGGAGAAGCTCAAGGCGAACTTCAACGCCATCATGGAGATCATCTTCAAGGCGAAGCCGCAGACCGCCAAGGGCGTCTACGTGAAGAACGTGACCGTGAGCTGCACGATGGGGCCGGGCATCAAGCTCGACACCGCCGAGCTCACCGCCGCCCACGCGTAAGGCTTCGCGGCCGGCGGGGCGCGCTCCCCGCCGGCGATCGCTTCTCCCGGCGGCATGGGGCCGCCGGGGTTTCCTGGTCCAAGACAGCGGGCCCGCTCTCCCCGGGTGCGAGAAGGCGTAGGGGAGGGCGGTCAAACGGGCGAAGGCGTCCGACCCGCCGAGACTCAGGGACGTTCAGCGTCCCCTGCTTGGCCAGGGGGTCAGCGTACCGGCCGTCCGGCCTGTCCGAAGACCCAGTGCACCGTCGCCGCCCCGAGGGGCGGGGCGGTCGGAAAGGTGGTGAGGACAGTTGAACCGGACGGAAAAAGAAGAGGTCATCAACCAGCTTCACGAGCTGATGGCCAAGGCGAAGGCGGCCATCCTCGCCGAGCCGAAGGGGCTCGACGTCGCGACGGTCACCGGTCTCCGCAAGAAGTTCCGTGACGCGAAGATCGACTACAAGATCGTCAAGAACACCCTCGCCCAGCGTGCCGCCAAGGGCACGCCGGTGGAGCCGCTGGTCGAGAAGTTCGTCGGGCCCACCGCGCTCATCATGTCGTACGACGACGTGGTGTCGCCGGCGAAGATCCTGGTGGACTTCGCCAAGGACCGCGAGAACTTCGCGATCCGCACGGCGGTGGTCGAAGGTCAGGTCATCGACGTGAACGGCGTGAAGGCCCTGGCGAAGATGCCGGGTCTCCAGGAGCTGCGCGGGACGATCGCGATGATGATCGCCCAGCCGGCCACCAAGCTCGCGCGGATGATCGGGACCCCGGGCCAGCAGCTCGCCCAGGTCCTGAACGCTCGCAAGGACCAGCTCGGCAAGGCGTAGGAACCGGTACCTGAACCGCCCGCGCGCCGGGAGGCGCCTGGGCACGCTACGAACGGGCGGGGCTCGTCCCCGCCGCCACAGGAAACGAGACAGACATGGCAGACCTGAACACGATCGTCGACCAGCTCAGCACGCTCTCCGTCATGGAGGCGGCCGAGCTCGTCAAGAAGCTCGAGGAGAAGTGGGGCGTCTCCGCCGCCGCCGCGCCGGTGATGATGGCGGCCGGCGGTGGGGCCGCGGCGGCCCCGGCCGAGGAGAAGACGGAGTTCACCGTCGTCCTCGCCGACGCCGGCGCGAACAAGATCAACGTGATCAAGGAGGTCCGCGCGATCACGGGCCTCGGCCTCAAGGAGGCGAAGGACCTCGTCGAGGGCGCCCCCAAGGAGGTCAAGGCCGGCATCGCCAAGGCCGAGGCCGACGAGCTCAAGAAGAAGCTCGAGGCGGCTGGCGCGAAGGTCGAGATCAAGTAGCTCGGGCTCGACCGCCCGCGGCGGGGCAGGCTCGCGCCTGCTCCGCCGCACCCCTTTTCTGGAATCTTTGACAGGTAGGTAGGTTCCCGTTACAACCCGGAACCCCCTGAAATACCGACGCACAGCGACCCCGGCCCGAGGCCGGGTCGAGGCGGCTCGCCGGCC
This Anaeromyxobacter diazotrophicus DNA region includes the following protein-coding sequences:
- the tuf gene encoding elongation factor Tu translates to MAKEKFERNKPHVNVGTIGHVDHGKTTLTAAITKVLAAKGMASFMAYDQIDKAPEERERGITIATAHVEYQTEKRHYAHVDCPGHADYVKNMITGAAQMDGAILVVSAADGPMPQTREHILLARQVGVPYIVVYLNKCDMVDDKELLDLVELEVRELLTKYEFPGNEIPIVKGSALKALEGDKGDLGEPSIMRLMDAVDSYVPTPKRATDKPFLMPVEDVFSISGRGTVATGRVERGVIKVGEEVEIVGIKPTAKTVVTGVEMFRKLLDEGQAGDNIGALLRGLKREEVERGQVLAKPGSITPHTKFKGEVYVLTKEEGGRHTPFFNGYRPQFYFRTTDVTGTMTLPKGVEMVMPGDNVSVEVELITPVAMEKELRFAIREGGRTVGAGVVAEVIQ
- the rpmG gene encoding 50S ribosomal protein L33, coding for MAGNRSIITLECTVCKERNYSTTKNKKKTQEKLALSKYCPRCRKHQGHKETK
- the secE gene encoding preprotein translocase subunit SecE; translation: MAAEGKAGVDPRRMVVIFFVLAALAVGVFLEKILGLAFSYARWNDPALFGEDWTLTTVLGYGIAVAAAVVAWRATRVRTVSLEVASELKKVTWPTLRETRAATVAVVVATFVAAIVLGVFDYVWAKLSSLVY
- the nusG gene encoding transcription termination/antitermination protein NusG, with the protein product MAKKWYVVHTYSGFENKVKKSIEEYVRQHGEDKIEFDDLEDGKAVRRAAPLAECFGEVLIPMEQVVEMVKGEKKTSKRKFFPGYVLVHMQMADGTWHMVKSTPKVTGFVGNAKNPREVPAVRDEEVARLTSQISEGTLKPKPRVQFEDGDQVRVIDGPFSNFNGTVEEVKPDKGKLRVLVSIFGRATPVELDFMQVEKT
- the rplK gene encoding 50S ribosomal protein L11, with product MKKVTGQVKLQIPAGKANPAPPVGPALGQHGVNIMEFCKQFNAATQQQAKDGLIIPVIITVYQDRSFTFLLKTPPAAVLLKKAAGLHTEKKKGSGAHKPGKEKVGQVTKKQVEQIAKMKMQDMTAGTLEAAMRTVEGTALSMGIDVVG
- the rplA gene encoding 50S ribosomal protein L1, yielding MAHIAKKYKAVAAKVDRERRYKLDEAMTLVKQTASKKFDESVDASINLGVDPKHADQVVRGAVVLPHGMGKAVRLAVFAKGDKARDAQEAGADIVGAEDLAEKIQGGFMDFDKVLATPDMMGVVGRLGKVLGPRGLMPNPKVGTVSMDIAKAVKEQKAGKVEFRVEKAGIVHVPFGKASFEPEKLKANFNAIMEIIFKAKPQTAKGVYVKNVTVSCTMGPGIKLDTAELTAAHA
- the rplJ gene encoding 50S ribosomal protein L10 — its product is MNRTEKEEVINQLHELMAKAKAAILAEPKGLDVATVTGLRKKFRDAKIDYKIVKNTLAQRAAKGTPVEPLVEKFVGPTALIMSYDDVVSPAKILVDFAKDRENFAIRTAVVEGQVIDVNGVKALAKMPGLQELRGTIAMMIAQPATKLARMIGTPGQQLAQVLNARKDQLGKA
- the rplL gene encoding 50S ribosomal protein L7/L12 gives rise to the protein MADLNTIVDQLSTLSVMEAAELVKKLEEKWGVSAAAAPVMMAAGGGAAAAPAEEKTEFTVVLADAGANKINVIKEVRAITGLGLKEAKDLVEGAPKEVKAGIAKAEADELKKKLEAAGAKVEIK